The following coding sequences are from one Collimonas arenae window:
- a CDS encoding HesA/MoeB/ThiF family protein, translating into MNDQQLLRYSRHILLDDIDIEGQEKILAARALVIGAGGLGSPVALYLASAGVGSITLVDNDTVDLTNLQRQILHTSDRVGQAKVASGKTALAQINPDIKVVALAERADETRLAELIGNADVVIDCSDNFATRHAINRACVAHKVPLVSGAAIQFDGQISVFDARDESSPCYACLFPPDREFEEIACATMGVFAPLVGIIGSMQAAEALKLIAGIGTPLVGKLLMLDARSMEWSRIGVARDAGCLVCGTHPHS; encoded by the coding sequence ATGAACGACCAGCAACTACTCCGCTACTCGCGCCACATCCTGCTGGATGACATCGACATCGAAGGCCAGGAGAAAATCCTGGCGGCGCGCGCGCTGGTCATCGGCGCTGGCGGACTCGGCTCGCCGGTGGCGCTGTACTTGGCTTCGGCCGGCGTCGGCAGCATCACGCTGGTCGACAACGACACGGTCGACCTGACCAACCTGCAGCGGCAAATCCTGCACACCAGCGACCGCGTCGGCCAGGCCAAGGTAGCTTCCGGCAAGACCGCATTGGCGCAGATCAATCCGGATATCAAGGTCGTCGCACTGGCCGAGCGCGCCGACGAAACGCGTCTTGCGGAACTGATCGGTAACGCAGACGTGGTGATCGATTGCAGCGACAATTTCGCCACCCGGCACGCGATCAACCGTGCCTGCGTTGCGCACAAGGTGCCGCTGGTATCGGGCGCGGCGATCCAGTTTGATGGTCAGATCAGCGTATTCGATGCACGTGACGAAAGCTCGCCCTGCTACGCCTGCCTGTTTCCGCCGGATCGGGAATTTGAAGAAATCGCCTGCGCCACCATGGGCGTGTTCGCGCCACTGGTCGGCATCATCGGCAGCATGCAGGCCGCCGAAGCGCTCAAGCTGATCGCCGGTATCGGCACGCCGCTGGTCGGCAAGTTGCTGATGCTGGATGCACGCAGCATGGAATGGAGCCGCATCGGCGTTGCGCGCGATGCCGGCTGCCTGGTGTGCGGAACGCATCCACACTCCTGA
- a CDS encoding 6,7-dimethyl-8-ribityllumazine synthase, which produces MQQSQQQQHHPVDIKFKAPTAVAGERIAFIQAGWHRDIVDQCRISFIAEIAKSGYTENDIDFFEVAGAYEIPLHAKLLANSGNYAAVVATGLVVDGGIYRHEFVAQAVISGMMQVQLETAVPVLSAVLTPHHFHGGEEHHKYFYEHFLVKGAEAARACADTIQKVRALKALQQPANSARALHSA; this is translated from the coding sequence ATGCAACAGTCACAACAGCAACAACATCACCCAGTCGATATCAAATTCAAAGCACCAACCGCCGTCGCTGGCGAGCGCATCGCTTTTATCCAGGCGGGATGGCACCGCGATATCGTCGATCAATGCCGCATCTCCTTCATTGCCGAAATCGCCAAGTCCGGCTACACCGAAAACGATATCGATTTCTTTGAAGTCGCCGGCGCCTATGAAATTCCGCTGCATGCCAAATTGCTGGCAAACAGCGGCAACTATGCAGCTGTCGTCGCTACCGGCTTAGTGGTGGACGGTGGCATCTATCGTCATGAATTTGTCGCGCAGGCAGTGATCAGCGGCATGATGCAGGTGCAGCTGGAAACGGCGGTGCCGGTGCTGTCGGCGGTGCTGACGCCGCACCATTTCCATGGCGGCGAAGAACACCACAAATATTTCTATGAGCATTTCCTGGTCAAGGGCGCGGAGGCAGCGCGCGCCTGTGCCGATACGATCCAGAAGGTGCGTGCCTTGAAGGCACTGCAACAGCCTGCCAATTCGGCACGGGCGCTGCACAGCGCATAA
- a CDS encoding ABC transporter ATP-binding protein, whose product MTNAVVNPVLEVTDLHVAYGKVEALHGASLQVGAGQIVTVIGPNGAGKSTMLNAIAGAMPNNGSMRGTVRLLGQDTAGVAIETRVARGMCLVPEKRELFASMTVEDNLLLGSYRRYKAGERAYADQMAVVYDLFPRLQERRKQQAGSLSGGERQMLAVGRALMAKPQLLMLDEPSLGLAPLIVKEIFHIIVRLKQTGVAILLVEQNARAALQAADYAYVLETGDMVLQGPAAELANDPKVIDTYLGLAKKTH is encoded by the coding sequence ATGACTAATGCTGTCGTCAATCCCGTGCTCGAAGTCACCGATCTGCATGTCGCCTACGGCAAGGTCGAGGCGCTGCACGGCGCCAGCCTGCAAGTCGGCGCCGGCCAGATCGTCACCGTCATCGGCCCCAATGGCGCCGGCAAATCGACCATGCTCAACGCGATTGCCGGCGCCATGCCGAACAACGGCAGCATGCGCGGCACCGTGCGTTTGCTGGGCCAGGATACTGCCGGCGTGGCGATCGAAACCCGCGTCGCGCGCGGCATGTGCCTGGTGCCGGAAAAGCGTGAGTTGTTCGCCAGCATGACGGTGGAAGACAATTTGCTGCTCGGCAGCTACCGCCGCTACAAGGCCGGAGAGCGTGCCTATGCCGACCAGATGGCGGTCGTGTACGATCTGTTTCCGCGCCTGCAGGAGCGGCGCAAGCAACAGGCTGGCAGCTTGTCTGGTGGCGAACGGCAGATGCTGGCGGTCGGCCGCGCGCTGATGGCCAAGCCGCAGCTACTGATGCTGGACGAGCCAAGCCTCGGCCTGGCGCCGTTGATCGTCAAAGAGATTTTCCACATCATCGTGCGCCTGAAGCAGACCGGCGTGGCGATCCTGCTGGTTGAACAGAATGCGCGCGCCGCATTGCAGGCCGCCGATTATGCGTATGTGCTGGAAACCGGCGACATGGTCTTGCAAGGTCCGGCGGCGGAGCTGGCAAATGATCCAAAGGTGATCGACACCTACCTTGGATTGGCGAAGAAAACCCATTGA
- a CDS encoding ABC transporter permease subunit: protein MRQLSIGKLPFIVFAAILVLLPVLPTPEFWITLANYIGLYAIVALGLVLLTGVGGLTSFGQAAFVGLGAYSTAYLSTQFGLSPWLGLLAGLCVTTLAALAIGAITMRLSGHYLPLGTIAWALSLYFLFGNLEFLGKYDGLNGIPSINLFGIELDTGRKMFYLIWMILLIALAGLQNLLNSRPGRAIRALNGGGVMAEAMGVNTAWIKVLIFVLAALLASVSGWLYAHLQRSVSPTPFGLNAGIEYLFMAVVGGAGYVWGAILGSALLTLLKDQLQSLLPKLLGASGNFETIVFGILMLLLLQRARDGLWPYLRKLVPSKPTAVAPLSATALPIRARHADGDVVLEIENARKEFGGLVAVNDISFNVRAGQIVGLIGPNGAGKSTMFNLVTGVLPLTSGTIRFRAQRELQQISGLPSRQIVARGIARTFQHVRLMPAMTVLENVAIGAHLRGSHNDVNGIAVSLLRLNRNEERALLFEAKQQLERVGLGHLLYEEAGSLALGQQRILEIARALCCDPTLLLLDEPAAGLRYQEKQALAELLRKLKAEGMSILLVEHDMDFVMNLTDQLVVMEFGTKIAQGLPAEIQQDPAVLEAYLGGIDD, encoded by the coding sequence ATGCGTCAGCTCTCCATCGGCAAGCTGCCGTTCATCGTCTTCGCTGCGATCCTGGTTTTGCTGCCAGTCTTGCCGACACCGGAATTCTGGATCACGCTGGCCAACTACATCGGCCTGTATGCCATCGTCGCGCTGGGCCTGGTGCTGCTGACCGGCGTCGGCGGTCTGACTTCGTTCGGCCAGGCGGCATTCGTCGGCCTTGGCGCCTATTCGACCGCTTACCTGAGTACCCAGTTCGGCCTGTCGCCATGGCTCGGCCTGCTGGCCGGTTTGTGTGTGACGACGCTGGCGGCGTTGGCCATCGGCGCCATCACGATGCGCTTGTCCGGTCATTATCTGCCGCTTGGCACGATCGCCTGGGCCTTGTCGCTGTACTTCCTGTTCGGCAATCTGGAATTTCTCGGCAAGTACGACGGTTTGAATGGCATTCCCTCTATCAACCTGTTTGGCATCGAACTCGATACCGGGCGCAAGATGTTTTACCTGATCTGGATGATCTTGTTGATCGCACTGGCCGGCTTGCAGAACCTGCTGAATTCCCGTCCCGGACGCGCCATCCGTGCACTGAACGGCGGTGGCGTGATGGCCGAGGCGATGGGTGTCAATACGGCCTGGATCAAGGTCCTGATCTTTGTGCTGGCGGCGCTGCTGGCGAGCGTCTCCGGCTGGCTGTATGCACACCTGCAGCGCTCGGTGAGCCCGACGCCGTTTGGCCTCAATGCCGGTATCGAATACCTGTTCATGGCGGTAGTCGGCGGCGCCGGTTACGTATGGGGCGCAATCCTCGGATCGGCGCTGCTGACCTTGCTGAAGGATCAATTGCAATCGCTGTTGCCGAAATTACTCGGCGCCAGCGGCAATTTCGAAACCATCGTGTTCGGCATCCTGATGCTGCTGCTGTTGCAGCGCGCCCGCGACGGCTTGTGGCCGTATTTGCGCAAGCTGGTGCCGAGCAAACCGACGGCAGTGGCGCCGCTATCGGCGACAGCATTGCCGATTCGCGCCCGGCATGCGGATGGCGACGTGGTGCTGGAGATTGAAAACGCACGCAAGGAATTCGGCGGCCTGGTGGCAGTCAACGACATCAGCTTCAATGTGCGCGCCGGACAGATCGTCGGCTTGATCGGCCCCAACGGCGCCGGCAAGTCGACCATGTTTAATCTGGTCACCGGCGTCTTGCCGCTGACCAGCGGTACGATCCGTTTCCGCGCGCAACGCGAGTTGCAACAGATATCGGGCTTGCCTTCGCGCCAGATCGTGGCGCGCGGCATTGCACGTACCTTCCAGCATGTGCGGCTGATGCCGGCCATGACGGTGCTGGAGAACGTTGCCATTGGCGCCCATCTGCGCGGCAGCCATAACGATGTCAATGGCATCGCCGTCAGCCTGCTGCGGCTCAATCGCAATGAGGAGCGGGCACTGCTGTTTGAAGCCAAGCAGCAGTTGGAACGCGTCGGCCTCGGGCATTTGTTGTATGAAGAGGCCGGCAGCCTGGCGTTGGGCCAGCAGCGCATCCTGGAAATCGCTCGCGCGCTGTGTTGCGATCCGACCTTGCTGCTGTTGGACGAACCGGCGGCGGGTTTACGTTATCAGGAGAAACAGGCGCTGGCGGAATTGCTGCGCAAGCTGAAGGCGGAGGGCATGAGTATTTTGCTGGTGGAGCACGATATGGATTTTGTGATGAACCTGACCGATCAATTGGTGGTGATGGAATTCGGCACCAAAATTGCTCAGGGCTTGCCGGCGGAGATACAGCAAGACCCGGCCGTACTGGAAGCCTATCTGGGAGGTATCGATGACTAA
- a CDS encoding branched-chain amino acid ABC transporter permease codes for MDLSIAAILAQDGITSGAVYALLALALVLVFSVTRVIFIPQGEFVAFGALTLAAIQADKFPLSATLLVLLGILSFIQETVAAMLGRNGESRPAIVRRIALAFLKFVLFPLAVYAFARLYGHATLAMPLQVLLTLLIVVPMGPMVYRLAFQPLAEASTLVLLIVSVAVHYALIGIGLLMFGAEGSRTIPFSDASFQVGGLTVSGQSCVIIGVALLLIVALYLYFERTLSGKALRATAVNRLGAQLVGIGTVQAGRLAFTLAAALGALCGILIAPLTTVYYDSGFLIGLKGFVGAIIGGLGSYPIAAAGAMLVGLLESYSSFWASAFKEVIVFTLIIPVLLWRSLTSKQVDEEDQ; via the coding sequence ATGGATCTTTCAATCGCCGCCATCTTGGCTCAGGATGGCATCACCAGCGGCGCCGTTTATGCGCTGCTGGCGCTGGCGCTGGTACTGGTGTTTTCGGTTACCCGCGTCATTTTCATTCCGCAAGGCGAGTTCGTCGCCTTTGGTGCATTGACGTTGGCCGCGATACAAGCGGACAAATTTCCCCTGTCGGCAACGCTGCTGGTGCTGCTCGGTATTCTCAGCTTCATCCAGGAAACGGTAGCGGCCATGCTTGGCCGTAACGGCGAAAGTCGGCCCGCCATCGTGCGCCGCATCGCCCTGGCTTTCCTGAAATTCGTGCTGTTCCCGCTGGCGGTCTATGCGTTCGCGCGCCTATACGGCCATGCCACGCTGGCGATGCCGCTGCAGGTTCTGTTGACCTTGTTGATCGTGGTGCCGATGGGGCCAATGGTGTATCGATTGGCGTTCCAGCCGCTGGCGGAAGCCAGCACCCTGGTTCTGCTGATCGTGTCGGTGGCAGTGCATTACGCATTGATTGGCATCGGGCTGCTGATGTTCGGCGCCGAGGGGTCGCGCACCATACCGTTTTCCGATGCCAGCTTCCAGGTCGGCGGCTTGACTGTATCGGGCCAAAGTTGCGTGATCATTGGCGTGGCATTGCTGCTGATCGTGGCGCTCTATCTGTATTTTGAACGAACCTTGTCCGGCAAGGCGCTACGCGCCACCGCCGTCAACCGTCTCGGTGCGCAGCTGGTCGGCATCGGCACCGTGCAGGCGGGGCGCTTGGCGTTTACGCTGGCGGCTGCATTGGGCGCCTTGTGCGGCATCCTGATCGCGCCATTGACCACTGTGTATTACGACAGCGGCTTTCTGATCGGCTTAAAAGGTTTTGTCGGCGCCATCATCGGTGGCCTCGGCAGTTATCCAATTGCCGCTGCCGGCGCCATGCTGGTTGGCCTGCTGGAATCGTACTCGTCGTTCTGGGCCAGCGCCTTCAAGGAAGTGATCGTATTCACGCTGATCATCCCGGTACTGCTGTGGCGCTCGCTGACCAGCAAGCAGGTCGACGAGGAGGATCAATGA
- the slmA gene encoding nucleoid occlusion factor SlmA, producing the protein MATTKPGERKLQILQTLATMLEQPKGEKITTAALAAKIEVSEAALYRHFASKAQMFEGLIEFIESTVFGLVNQITEQQEKGLHQAQAIALMLLNFAERNPGMTRVIIGDALVNEDERLQLRMNQFVDRIELALKQALRLAASQGETNDTEATLRANILTSFVLGRWQRFAKSRFQHKPGEDAAQQIALMLV; encoded by the coding sequence ATGGCAACTACCAAACCTGGCGAACGCAAACTACAAATCCTGCAGACATTGGCGACGATGCTGGAACAGCCCAAGGGTGAAAAAATCACCACCGCCGCGCTGGCTGCAAAGATCGAGGTATCGGAAGCGGCACTGTACCGGCACTTCGCCAGCAAGGCGCAGATGTTCGAAGGCCTGATCGAATTCATCGAATCGACCGTGTTCGGGCTGGTCAACCAGATCACCGAGCAGCAGGAAAAAGGCTTGCACCAGGCGCAGGCGATTGCGCTGATGCTGCTCAATTTCGCCGAGCGCAATCCGGGCATGACGCGCGTCATCATCGGCGATGCGCTGGTCAACGAAGATGAACGTCTGCAATTGCGCATGAACCAGTTTGTCGACCGCATCGAGCTGGCGCTGAAGCAGGCGCTGCGGCTCGCCGCTTCGCAAGGCGAAACGAATGACACCGAAGCGACGCTGCGCGCCAACATCCTCACCAGTTTTGTGCTGGGGCGCTGGCAGCGTTTCGCCAAGAGCCGTTTCCAGCACAAGCCGGGCGAGGATGCCGCACAGCAGATCGCGTTGATGCTGGTGTAA
- a CDS encoding HAD-IA family hydrolase — translation MTNTTALWLFDLDNTLHDASHAIFPAIHDNMNAFMARTLGRDGVNADAATVDATRETYWRRYGATLLGLVKHHQVRPEDFLREAHHFDDLLSMIRAERGLINLLKRLPGRKILLTNAPHRYSSDVMRHLRLQRHFGKHISIESMHVHRQLRPKPSRHMLRQLIARERVAAGRCILVEDTIATLKAAKWVGMRTAWVTQYLGDNRDVIKRPGYVDVKVKSVRKLARNLHRLR, via the coding sequence ATGACGAATACTACAGCGCTCTGGCTGTTCGATCTGGACAACACGCTGCATGATGCATCGCACGCGATTTTTCCGGCGATTCATGACAATATGAATGCATTCATGGCGCGCACGTTGGGCCGCGATGGCGTCAATGCCGACGCCGCCACGGTAGATGCTACCAGGGAGACCTACTGGCGGCGTTATGGCGCGACTTTGCTGGGCCTGGTCAAGCATCACCAGGTGCGGCCAGAGGATTTTTTGCGGGAAGCGCATCATTTCGACGATTTGTTGAGTATGATTCGGGCCGAACGCGGCCTGATCAATTTGTTGAAGCGGCTGCCAGGCCGCAAGATATTGCTGACCAATGCGCCGCACCGTTATTCGAGCGATGTGATGCGGCATTTGCGCTTGCAGCGGCATTTCGGCAAGCATATCTCGATCGAGTCGATGCACGTGCACCGGCAACTGCGGCCGAAACCGTCGCGTCACATGCTGCGGCAACTGATTGCGCGGGAGCGGGTGGCGGCAGGGCGCTGCATTCTGGTAGAGGATACGATCGCTACGCTGAAGGCCGCCAAATGGGTCGGCATGCGCACGGCATGGGTGACGCAGTACCTGGGGGACAATCGGGATGTGATAAAGCGCCCCGGCTACGTCGATGTCAAAGTAAAATCCGTCCGGAAGCTGGCAAGGAATTTGCATCGGCTGCGTTGA
- a CDS encoding TraB/GumN family protein, with protein sequence MLPLGLGALLVAAAPAGANDAAVPGKPTTTTSRQGGALFKIQRAGHSAYVFGTIHVGRADFYPLDGKVLQALQHSSCIALEIDPNNAQALAPLMAKYGVYADGKPHQKDLPAALQKDLGALLEKYGVTPASVANLKPWLLATVLGISEYTSQGYLPQYGVDTNLANFAKSSNKRLVELETPEQQLSLLGSLSDSEQIQFLQDSVDEIQDPVKAQRSLQLITLWRNGDTDGLAAMLAEMTGEDTFTGRFVQRALLDGRNPGLADGIDKLTNASPDAFVGVGMLHLVGANSVLTLLQQRGYTVQRVY encoded by the coding sequence ATGCTGCCGCTGGGCCTGGGTGCCTTGCTGGTCGCGGCAGCCCCGGCCGGCGCCAACGACGCTGCCGTGCCAGGAAAGCCGACGACGACAACCAGCCGCCAAGGCGGCGCGCTGTTCAAGATCCAGCGCGCCGGTCACAGCGCCTACGTGTTCGGCACCATCCACGTCGGCCGCGCCGATTTTTATCCGCTCGATGGCAAGGTCTTGCAAGCCCTACAACATTCGTCGTGTATCGCGCTGGAAATCGATCCGAACAATGCCCAGGCGCTGGCTCCGCTCATGGCCAAGTATGGCGTCTATGCCGATGGCAAACCACATCAGAAAGACCTGCCGGCCGCGCTGCAAAAGGATCTTGGCGCCTTGTTGGAAAAGTACGGCGTGACGCCGGCCAGCGTCGCCAACTTGAAGCCGTGGCTGCTGGCTACAGTGCTCGGCATCAGCGAATACACCAGCCAAGGTTATCTACCGCAATACGGCGTCGACACCAACCTTGCGAATTTCGCAAAAAGCAGCAACAAGCGCCTGGTTGAACTGGAAACGCCGGAACAACAATTGTCGTTGCTGGGCAGCCTGTCGGACAGCGAGCAAATCCAGTTCCTGCAGGACAGCGTCGACGAGATTCAGGACCCGGTCAAGGCGCAGCGCTCGCTGCAACTGATAACCCTGTGGCGCAACGGCGACACCGACGGCCTGGCGGCGATGCTGGCTGAGATGACCGGCGAAGACACGTTTACCGGCCGCTTCGTGCAACGCGCATTGCTCGATGGCAGGAATCCCGGCCTGGCGGACGGCATTGACAAGCTGACCAACGCCTCGCCCGATGCCTTCGTCGGCGTCGGTATGCTGCATCTGGTTGGCGCCAATAGCGTGCTGACGCTGCTCCAACAGCGCGGCTATACGGTACAGCGGGTTTACTAG
- a CDS encoding fatty acid desaturase: MISSHLPDPVPPSAPMPHRKVIRSWLLPVAQRNTGRALALVLLDLALFALAISATVWLHNAAAKLFFGCVAGFVIGRLFILGHDACHQSFTPHRRLNRWLGRLVFLPSLTPYSLWDVGHNVVHHGYTNLKGFDFVWHPLSLEEFQALPRWRQWLERIYRSGWGPWLYYLVEMWWQRMYFPSRKTMPTRRSVFIWDGILVTVAALLWIAALSAAALATGQALWLTLLAGFVVPFLFWNAMIGFVVYVHHTHTGVAWYDQKTVWAAAQPFVSTTVHLTFRYRIGALLHHIMEHTAHHVDMSIPLYRLQEAQQILETMLPLRIVIQKFSWRWYFDTARRCKLYDFRRRCWTDFSGIPTSAATIVA; the protein is encoded by the coding sequence ATGATTTCGTCCCACTTGCCCGATCCGGTGCCGCCGTCGGCACCCATGCCGCATCGCAAGGTGATCCGCTCCTGGCTGCTGCCCGTCGCACAACGCAACACCGGTCGCGCACTGGCCCTGGTGTTACTCGACCTGGCCCTGTTCGCGCTGGCGATCAGCGCCACTGTGTGGCTGCACAATGCCGCGGCAAAATTATTTTTCGGCTGCGTCGCAGGTTTCGTCATCGGTCGCCTGTTCATTCTCGGCCACGATGCCTGCCATCAAAGTTTCACGCCGCACCGGCGCCTCAACCGCTGGCTCGGGCGCCTGGTGTTCCTGCCGTCGCTGACGCCGTACAGCTTGTGGGATGTCGGCCATAACGTGGTGCACCACGGCTACACCAACCTGAAGGGTTTCGACTTCGTCTGGCATCCGCTCTCGCTGGAGGAGTTCCAGGCGCTGCCGCGCTGGCGCCAGTGGCTGGAGCGCATCTATCGCAGCGGCTGGGGCCCGTGGCTGTACTATCTGGTTGAAATGTGGTGGCAGCGCATGTACTTCCCGAGCCGCAAGACCATGCCGACGCGACGTTCGGTATTCATCTGGGACGGCATACTGGTAACCGTGGCGGCGCTGCTCTGGATCGCCGCACTGAGCGCCGCTGCACTGGCTACCGGGCAGGCGCTCTGGCTGACCTTGCTGGCCGGCTTTGTGGTGCCGTTCCTGTTCTGGAACGCAATGATCGGCTTCGTCGTGTATGTCCATCACACCCACACCGGCGTTGCCTGGTATGACCAGAAAACCGTCTGGGCCGCAGCGCAGCCATTTGTCTCGACCACAGTGCACCTGACCTTCCGCTATCGCATCGGCGCGCTGCTGCATCACATCATGGAACACACCGCGCATCACGTCGACATGAGCATCCCGCTGTATCGCTTGCAGGAAGCACAGCAGATCCTTGAAACCATGTTGCCGCTGCGAATCGTGATCCAGAAATTCTCGTGGCGCTGGTATTTCGATACGGCGCGGCGCTGCAAACTCTACGATTTCCGCCGGCGCTGCTGGACCGATTTCTCTGGCATACCGACCAGCGCAGCGACAATTGTCGCTTGA
- the fnr gene encoding fumarate/nitrate reduction transcriptional regulator Fnr, which produces MNQPSLCTAPLLDISALRSSCSSCSMHQLCLPMGLEEADMQRLDRIIGRRRVRRDDTLYRIGDKFSSLYAVRVGQFKTYQANPDGAQQITGFQMSGELLGMDAISTDTHQCDAVALEDSEVCEIPFSRLEELFSDIPTLLRHFHRIMSKEITREQSVILLLGNMRAEQRFAAFLVNLSARYAARGYSPTNFQLRMTREDIGNYLGLTIESISRMLSKLKKDGMLKVSNRDIELVDLAALKIVATGAEVCN; this is translated from the coding sequence ATGAATCAACCGTCACTCTGTACAGCGCCGCTGCTGGACATTTCCGCCTTACGCAGCAGCTGCTCCTCGTGCAGCATGCACCAGCTTTGCCTGCCGATGGGGCTGGAAGAAGCCGATATGCAACGTCTCGACCGCATTATCGGCCGCCGCCGCGTGCGGCGCGACGACACCTTGTATCGGATCGGTGACAAGTTCAGCTCACTGTATGCGGTACGGGTAGGACAATTCAAGACCTACCAGGCCAACCCAGATGGCGCGCAACAGATCACAGGCTTTCAGATGAGCGGCGAGCTGCTCGGCATGGATGCCATCAGCACCGACACCCATCAATGCGATGCAGTGGCGTTGGAAGATAGCGAAGTATGCGAAATTCCATTCTCCCGCCTGGAAGAATTGTTCAGCGACATCCCGACACTGCTGCGTCATTTCCATCGCATCATGAGCAAGGAAATCACGCGCGAGCAAAGCGTCATCCTGTTGCTCGGCAATATGCGTGCCGAACAACGTTTTGCGGCTTTTCTGGTGAACCTGTCGGCACGTTATGCCGCGCGCGGCTACTCTCCGACCAATTTTCAATTGCGCATGACGCGCGAAGACATTGGCAACTATCTCGGATTAACCATCGAAAGCATCAGTCGCATGCTTTCCAAGCTGAAGAAAGACGGCATGCTGAAGGTCAGCAACCGCGATATCGAATTGGTCGATCTGGCAGCCCTCAAAATAGTAGCGACCGGCGCCGAGGTCTGCAACTGA
- the hemN gene encoding oxygen-independent coproporphyrinogen III oxidase yields the protein MQISNESTPAVAAVAFDAALLRKLNQLGPRYTSYPTADRFSEAFTADDYQHAVARRRDMGARHALSLYLHIPFCNTICYYCACNKVVSKNTAKAALYLTYLQREISMQAALFEGMNQVEQLHFGGGTPTFLSDDQMDGLMAHLHRNFEFAADEQGEYSIEIDPRTVTPARIVTLRRQGFNRISLGVQDFDPAVQQAVNRIQPEEDTLKIIDAARYAGFRSVSIDLIYGLPRQNVISMSQTLNKVIAASPDRIAIYNYAHMPHIFKPQRRIAESELPTPDAKIDMLFLCIKRLTDAGYVYIGMDHFAKPDDDLAIAQRQGRLHRNFQGYSTHAEADLVACGVSAISAVGASYSQNEKTLEAYYQRLDRHELPIARGIKLSMDDLLRRLIIQHLMCHFELSLASIEIAHPIKFSEYFASELAQLELLAADGLLNLDDEWITVTMKGRLLIRNICMVFDRYLDPEKSPLRYSKTI from the coding sequence ATGCAGATTTCCAATGAATCGACGCCTGCCGTTGCAGCTGTTGCTTTCGACGCCGCGCTGTTGCGCAAGCTTAATCAGCTTGGGCCGCGCTACACCTCCTATCCAACGGCTGACCGGTTTTCAGAGGCGTTCACGGCCGATGATTATCAGCATGCGGTTGCGCGTCGGCGCGACATGGGGGCGCGCCATGCTCTGTCGCTCTACCTGCACATCCCGTTCTGCAACACCATCTGCTATTACTGCGCTTGCAACAAAGTGGTTAGCAAGAATACCGCCAAGGCGGCTCTCTATCTGACATATCTGCAGCGCGAGATATCGATGCAAGCGGCCTTGTTCGAAGGGATGAATCAGGTAGAGCAGTTGCATTTCGGCGGCGGCACGCCAACCTTTCTGAGTGACGATCAGATGGATGGACTGATGGCGCACCTGCATCGCAACTTCGAGTTCGCAGCGGACGAACAGGGCGAATACTCGATCGAGATCGATCCGCGTACGGTGACGCCGGCTCGCATCGTCACTTTGCGGCGGCAAGGCTTCAATCGGATCAGTCTGGGCGTGCAGGATTTCGATCCGGCGGTGCAGCAGGCAGTCAATCGCATCCAGCCTGAAGAAGATACGTTGAAGATAATCGATGCCGCACGTTATGCAGGTTTTCGGTCAGTTAGCATCGACCTGATCTACGGATTGCCGCGGCAGAATGTAATCTCGATGTCGCAAACGCTGAACAAGGTAATTGCCGCATCGCCGGATCGCATCGCGATCTACAATTACGCGCACATGCCGCATATTTTCAAGCCACAACGCCGCATTGCCGAGAGTGAGCTGCCGACCCCGGATGCCAAGATCGACATGCTGTTCCTGTGCATCAAGCGCCTGACCGATGCCGGTTATGTCTACATCGGTATGGATCATTTCGCCAAACCGGATGACGACCTGGCGATTGCCCAGCGTCAGGGTCGCCTGCACCGCAATTTCCAGGGATATTCGACGCATGCCGAGGCCGATCTGGTCGCCTGCGGCGTATCTGCCATCAGTGCGGTCGGCGCCAGCTACAGCCAGAACGAGAAGACGCTGGAGGCTTATTACCAGCGTCTCGATCGGCATGAGTTGCCGATTGCGCGCGGCATCAAGCTGAGCATGGATGATTTGCTGCGGCGTCTAATCATCCAGCACCTGATGTGTCACTTCGAGCTGTCGCTGGCATCGATCGAGATAGCGCATCCGATCAAATTCTCCGAGTATTTCGCCAGCGAACTGGCGCAGCTGGAACTGCTGGCCGCGGACGGCTTGCTCAATCTGGATGACGAATGGATTACCGTCACTATGAAAGGGCGCCTGCTGATCCGCAATATCTGCATGGTATTCGACCGCTATCTTGATCCGGAAAAATCTCCGTTGCGCTATTCGAAAACCATTTGA